In Phyllobacterium zundukense, the following are encoded in one genomic region:
- a CDS encoding YdcF family protein has protein sequence MFFLVSKVLGYLVLPSNVIGLLGAAGILALVVGRRRTGVSLLVISAVLLAIVGWSPLGPAALMVLEDRFPRPALSGPVAGIVMLGGAVDTHITGERESPALNEAAERLTATAELSRLYPTARVLLSGGANHLVHDNTPTESQIAKDVLISIGVPESRITTEDISRNTCENGSESAAAFQSKPGEQWLLVTSAAHMPRAVACFRSAGANIVPYPVDYRTRGDDDLYRPVVSIAAGLAASDLAAHEWLGLVSYRLMGLTAEIFPTSAGPS, from the coding sequence ATGTTTTTCCTCGTATCGAAAGTCCTCGGCTATCTCGTGCTCCCGTCGAACGTCATTGGCTTGCTTGGAGCTGCCGGCATCCTGGCGTTGGTCGTTGGACGTCGGCGAACTGGCGTCTCGCTTTTGGTGATTTCCGCTGTCCTGTTGGCCATCGTCGGCTGGTCTCCCTTAGGTCCCGCGGCATTGATGGTTCTTGAGGATCGCTTCCCGCGTCCGGCGCTTTCCGGTCCGGTCGCCGGAATTGTGATGTTGGGAGGAGCGGTCGACACGCACATAACGGGCGAGCGGGAAAGCCCGGCTCTCAACGAGGCTGCGGAACGGCTGACGGCAACCGCTGAACTCAGCCGGCTCTATCCCACCGCCAGAGTCCTTCTTTCGGGTGGCGCGAACCATCTCGTACACGACAACACACCAACGGAATCCCAGATCGCCAAAGATGTTCTCATCAGCATCGGCGTGCCAGAATCCCGCATAACGACCGAAGACATATCCCGAAACACCTGCGAAAACGGATCAGAAAGCGCCGCGGCATTCCAGTCGAAACCCGGCGAACAATGGCTGCTGGTGACATCCGCGGCCCACATGCCACGGGCGGTGGCATGCTTCCGGTCGGCCGGCGCAAACATCGTTCCCTATCCGGTCGACTACCGCACCCGGGGCGATGACGACCTTTACAGGCCCGTCGTTTCGATTGCCGCGGGTCTCGCGGCCTCTGACCTCGCTGCCCACGAATGGCTGGGATTGGTCAGTTACAGGTTGATGGGACTGACAGCGGAAATCTTTCCAACGAGTGCCGGGCCATCTTAG